From Trichomycterus rosablanca isolate fTriRos1 chromosome 18, fTriRos1.hap1, whole genome shotgun sequence, the proteins below share one genomic window:
- the LOC134332852 gene encoding proteoglycan 4-like encodes MDRKAPKTTTPSPTTTTTPAPTTTTPAPTTTTTSLTTPAPTTTTPAPTTTTTPTPTTPTTPAPTTTTTPAPTTTTTTTPAPTTTTPAPTTTTTSLTTPAPIILTTPAPTTTTPSPTTTTTPAPTTTTPAPTTTTTTTPAPTTTTTPAPTTTTTPAPTTTTPAPTTTTTSLTTPAPTTTTPAPTTTTTPTPTTTTTPAPTTTTTPAPTTTTPAPTTTTTPTSTTPTTPAPTTTNTPAPTTTTPAPTTTTTPAPTTPTSPAPTTTTTPAPTTTTPAPTTTTTPASTTTTPAPTTTTTPAPIIPTTPAPTTTTTPAPIIPTTPAPTTTTTPAPTTPTTQAPTTTTPAPTTTTTPAPIIPTTPAPTTTTSPSHTTTTTPAPTTTTTPAPTTPTTPAPTTTTAPAPTTTSPAPTTTTPTPTTTTTPAPTTPTSCF; translated from the exons ctcccaaaACCACCACACCATCTCCCACAACaactaccacaccagctcccacaaccaccacaccagctcccacaacaaccACCACATCactcaccacaccagctcccacaaccacCACACCGGCTCCTACAACAACCACCACACCAACTCCCACAACACCCACTACACCAGCTCCAACAacaaccaccacaccagctcccacaa ccacaacaactaccacaccagctcccacaaccaccacaccagctcccacaacaaccACCACATCactcaccacaccagctcccataatactcaccacaccagctcccacaaccaccacaccatctcccacaacaactaccacaccagctcccacaaccaccacaccagctcccacaacaaccACCAC taccacaccagctcccacaacaactaccacaccagctcccacaacaactaccacaccagctcccacaaccaccacaccagctcccacaacaaccACCACATCactcaccacaccagctcccacaaccacCACACCGGCTCCTACAACAACCACCACACCAACTCCCACAACAACCACTACACCAGCTCCAACAacaaccaccacaccagctcccacaaccacCACACCGGCTCCTACAACAACCACCACACCAACTTCCACAACACCCACTACACCAGCTCCAACAACAACCaacacaccagctcccacaaccacCACACCGGCTCCTACAacaaccaccacaccagctcccacaacacccacctcaccagctcccacaaccaccaccacaccagctcccacaaccacCACACCGGCTCCTACAacaaccaccacaccagctTCCACAACCACCACACCGGCTCCtacaaccaccaccacaccagctcccataatacccactacaccagctcccacaacaactaccacaccagctcccataatacccaccacaccagctcccacaacaactaccacaccagctcccacaacacccACCACACAAGCTCCCACAACCACCACACCGGCTCCTACAacaaccaccacaccagctcccataataccaactacaccagctcccacaacaaccACCTCACCATCTCACACAACaactaccacaccagctcccacaacaaccaccacaccagctcccacaacacccaccacaccagctccaaCAACAACTAccgcaccagctcccacaaccacgtcaccagctcccacaaccaccacaccaactcccacaacaaccaccacaccagctcccacaacacccACC aGCTGCTTTTAA